Proteins co-encoded in one Fibrobacter sp. UWT2 genomic window:
- a CDS encoding Nif3-like dinuclear metal center hexameric protein, with translation MQISEFSTWLDNLLEPKMFKDYCVDGLCVEASDKVTRIVTGVSFRDRLIDAAIENKADCIIVHHPNGFWKGENCRLVGKFGERMRRLMQNGISLYGFHLPLDGHMEVGNNILIANAFGLQNVEGFLREGERTIGVVGEFAEPVSSQNFVDQAKAVFEHGVQHALMYGKPSIKKLAVCSGSAGAPAIEEAMALGCDAFVTGEIKEAVPIACEELGFNLISCGHHRTEIFGVRALAAKIQAELGIPATFIDIDNEV, from the coding sequence ATGCAAATTTCCGAATTCTCGACATGGCTTGATAACCTGCTTGAACCGAAAATGTTCAAGGATTACTGCGTTGACGGTCTTTGCGTCGAAGCCTCCGACAAGGTTACGCGGATCGTCACGGGAGTCTCTTTCCGTGACCGCCTCATTGATGCCGCCATTGAAAATAAGGCCGACTGCATCATTGTCCACCACCCGAACGGCTTCTGGAAGGGTGAAAACTGCAGGCTGGTGGGCAAGTTCGGCGAAAGAATGCGCCGCCTCATGCAAAACGGGATTTCCCTTTACGGCTTCCACCTGCCGCTGGACGGCCACATGGAAGTGGGGAATAACATCTTGATTGCGAATGCCTTTGGGCTCCAGAATGTGGAAGGGTTCCTCCGCGAAGGGGAGCGTACCATCGGGGTCGTGGGGGAGTTTGCCGAACCTGTATCGAGTCAAAATTTCGTGGACCAGGCAAAAGCCGTGTTCGAACACGGCGTACAGCATGCCCTGATGTACGGGAAACCTTCCATTAAAAAGTTGGCAGTCTGCAGCGGTTCGGCAGGAGCCCCTGCCATTGAAGAAGCGATGGCTCTCGGCTGCGATGCCTTCGTCACCGGCGAAATCAAGGAAGCCGTTCCCATCGCCTGCGAAGAGCTTGGCTTCAACTTGATCAGCTGCGGCCACCACCGTACCGAAATCTTCGGCGTTCGGGCGCTGGCTGCCAAAATTCAGGCCGAACTGGGTATCCCGGCCACCTTTATCGACATTGATAACGAAGTGTAA
- a CDS encoding M23 family metallopeptidase yields the protein MNFYKTTIHFQNSSKSMTVHMPVFLFKAWPVLRIFVFIGVVLFVIQMVSTTIYDGILNHQLNERHKLDKEMSQIQGTLDYLSNTTASFFSDENRLYASFGLPVQDKESRELGTGGSVSPNSLLLRKTSPVYERMSILNETAQRIQGKLANNDSSFRTLNKFMDQKHYMWRFIPSISPTNGRYASAFGPRIHPVTGEVGKMHQGVDIANERWTPIYAPADGVVEVAQLSSTFGNFVTIDHGNGIKTRFGHMQLSIVHPGQYLHRYQVIGYMGNTGRSVGPHLHYEVWVRNSPVNPLAYMLPNGYTVD from the coding sequence GTGAATTTTTATAAGACAACCATACACTTCCAGAATTCCTCGAAGTCCATGACCGTCCACATGCCGGTGTTCTTGTTTAAGGCATGGCCCGTGCTTAGGATCTTTGTCTTCATCGGTGTAGTGTTGTTTGTCATCCAGATGGTTTCGACCACCATTTATGACGGGATCCTGAACCACCAGTTGAACGAGCGTCATAAGCTCGACAAGGAAATGTCCCAGATTCAGGGAACCCTCGATTACCTGTCCAACACCACGGCTTCTTTCTTCTCGGACGAAAACCGCTTGTATGCAAGCTTTGGACTGCCTGTGCAGGATAAAGAGTCCCGTGAACTCGGTACGGGTGGTTCTGTAAGTCCGAACTCGCTTTTGTTGCGCAAGACCTCCCCGGTCTATGAACGCATGTCCATCTTGAATGAAACCGCTCAGCGCATTCAGGGCAAGCTTGCGAACAACGATTCCTCTTTCCGTACTCTGAACAAGTTCATGGATCAAAAGCACTACATGTGGCGCTTTATTCCGTCCATTTCTCCGACAAACGGCCGTTATGCCTCGGCATTTGGCCCCCGTATCCATCCGGTCACGGGTGAAGTCGGCAAAATGCACCAGGGTGTGGATATCGCAAACGAACGCTGGACTCCGATTTACGCCCCCGCCGATGGTGTGGTGGAAGTCGCCCAATTGAGTTCGACCTTCGGTAACTTTGTAACGATTGACCACGGAAACGGCATCAAGACCCGCTTTGGCCATATGCAGTTGTCCATTGTGCATCCGGGTCAGTACTTGCATCGCTACCAGGTGATTGGTTATATGGGTAACACCGGCCGCTCCGTGGGTCCGCACCTCCATTACGAGGTCTGGGTCCGCAACAGCCCTGTGAACCCGCTTGCCTATATGTTGCCCAACGGATATACCGTCGACTAA
- a CDS encoding lamin tail domain-containing protein → MSNKENRSGRLMGVLLCFCGFAFCAEVPELYFTEIHHCPAEPEPEWVEVYNASGRPLPIEEYRFCNRSKNWSVGKTRGRDSIAPYETVLFSRDTLLLREYIGFKDVRLIQYAMGYLNNTAGSLAICKGDSVIDSVAWDKSTVTCPAGFNPRTGRAENTPGFQKTLDSRGSHGAGTESRNAPFTFKLSTRVVRLNKTPLRVYVESEQSVELKLLDSAGREQWKTVVPPYSNAWLNIPLQHFDIGVAYISLSSGRYEKLVGFLLRP, encoded by the coding sequence ATGTCAAATAAGGAAAATCGCTCGGGGCGCCTTATGGGCGTTCTTCTCTGCTTTTGTGGCTTCGCGTTTTGCGCCGAGGTACCGGAGCTTTATTTTACTGAAATCCATCATTGCCCTGCAGAACCGGAGCCCGAATGGGTGGAAGTCTACAATGCGTCGGGCAGACCGCTGCCCATAGAAGAATACCGTTTTTGCAACCGGAGCAAGAACTGGAGCGTGGGCAAGACCCGCGGCCGCGACTCCATTGCCCCATACGAAACGGTGCTTTTTTCCAGGGATACGCTCCTTTTGCGGGAGTACATCGGGTTCAAGGATGTGCGGCTGATCCAGTATGCCATGGGGTACTTGAACAATACGGCTGGCTCTCTTGCCATTTGCAAGGGGGATTCCGTCATTGACAGTGTGGCATGGGACAAGTCGACGGTTACCTGCCCCGCGGGGTTCAATCCACGTACCGGCAGGGCCGAAAATACGCCGGGTTTCCAGAAGACGCTGGATAGTCGGGGGTCTCACGGGGCCGGAACCGAATCTCGGAATGCTCCCTTTACCTTCAAGTTGTCGACTCGGGTGGTGCGGCTGAATAAGACGCCCTTGCGGGTTTATGTAGAAAGCGAACAGTCGGTGGAGCTGAAATTGCTGGATTCGGCTGGTCGGGAACAATGGAAAACGGTTGTGCCTCCCTATTCCAATGCTTGGCTGAATATACCACTCCAACATTTTGATATAGGCGTAGCCTATATCTCGCTTTCTTCCGGGCGCTATGAAAAGTTGGTGGGATTCTTGTTGAGGCCGTAG
- a CDS encoding PAS domain-containing protein, which yields MQVSVGLLIALSFVCFLVTTAFVISVLLIRDLLHKQKIYSNFSGFLSDFLAIISKEGRLIDASPSYISDPLYNLIMRKKSFKKVFSAPEYKRFSEYIRGLDAYPDIPFVFSQDAGDGLNWYEIRARQKQEGDVHMVLLLKNVTLDVESRTQRDELKEKVDMLLQNTGDFLWSMDVDSRKFTFLTPLVDDEGRAIPRTQGVQDIRAMMPEEDYAFFDKHLNARIVEFRAKGQDFSETRGVRLRLEGENGKLDWYAFCGRLYTEENAKIVFRGSARRLDLQLETPVVETSAMSESTQVAALAFPDIRLFWIDREYKICGCNQAFSLAFGSPIPEEIEGKRLLEVVRPRYFSLFHGVLSEVFEKGLSKSWKGPFGVGKRLLWFNAVPLKRPDGYTYRVLGVYLQLDENDFSSVKNLTMEKK from the coding sequence ATGCAGGTATCTGTAGGTCTTTTAATCGCGCTTTCTTTTGTCTGTTTCCTCGTGACAACGGCGTTTGTGATTTCGGTCCTTTTGATTAGGGACCTGCTTCACAAGCAGAAAATCTATTCCAATTTTTCTGGATTCCTGAGTGATTTTCTGGCCATTATTTCTAAAGAAGGCCGACTGATTGACGCTTCCCCCTCTTATATTTCGGATCCCCTTTATAACCTGATTATGCGCAAGAAGTCCTTCAAGAAGGTCTTTTCGGCGCCGGAGTACAAGCGTTTCTCGGAATACATTAGAGGCTTGGATGCCTATCCTGATATTCCCTTCGTTTTTTCTCAAGATGCGGGCGATGGCTTGAACTGGTACGAAATCCGTGCCCGACAAAAGCAGGAAGGTGATGTCCACATGGTCCTTTTGCTGAAGAATGTGACCTTGGATGTGGAATCCCGTACGCAGCGCGATGAGTTGAAGGAAAAAGTCGACATGTTGCTCCAGAACACTGGCGATTTTCTGTGGTCGATGGATGTGGACTCCCGTAAGTTCACCTTCTTGACCCCCCTTGTAGATGACGAAGGCCGTGCGATTCCCAGAACCCAGGGGGTTCAGGATATTCGTGCCATGATGCCTGAAGAAGATTACGCCTTTTTCGACAAGCATTTGAATGCCCGTATTGTGGAATTCCGCGCCAAGGGCCAGGATTTTAGTGAAACGCGCGGCGTGAGACTGCGCCTGGAAGGTGAAAACGGCAAGCTGGACTGGTATGCGTTTTGCGGTCGCCTTTATACCGAAGAAAACGCAAAGATCGTGTTCCGCGGTTCTGCCCGTAGGCTGGACTTGCAGCTAGAAACCCCGGTCGTGGAAACGTCGGCTATGAGCGAGTCGACCCAGGTGGCTGCGTTGGCATTCCCGGATATTCGTCTGTTCTGGATCGACCGTGAATACAAGATTTGTGGCTGTAACCAGGCCTTTTCGCTTGCCTTTGGAAGTCCGATTCCTGAAGAAATCGAAGGCAAGCGCCTGCTCGAAGTGGTTCGCCCGCGTTATTTCTCGCTGTTCCATGGCGTTCTTTCGGAAGTGTTCGAAAAAGGGCTTTCCAAGTCTTGGAAAGGTCCCTTTGGAGTAGGAAAGCGTTTGCTGTGGTTCAATGCGGTGCCCTTGAAGCGCCCTGATGGCTACACTTACCGCGTTTTGGGCGTGTATTTGCAGCTGGATGAAAATGACTTTAGTTCCGTAAAAAATCTAACAATGGAG